The following are from one region of the Thermoproteus uzoniensis 768-20 genome:
- a CDS encoding SelD-related putative sulfur metabolism protein, giving the protein MNPVEKFRERVRLYREAGIALESLSLGCSVKVDLYDVLYPALELLRDDVRRLNLVIAPREDAAIMRGAGAELRRLYLDPEDPHIDPAFLESYAPDLAVVLVQLYMAKAATPSKFAEYAARLYKALGSSRHRVWLGKGHSIVSTKKGAEFFMVDFLKAEPGEGYVLANNDTIQVIDPSEDFDSPLQAAVAVNNALNDLYVKGVYKDVEIAPVYDAPEPYRARVKAAVESHAASLGRLVEAPQPGRGYLLLGATAYGRLDREPPTYYSQLGEGFVVLVTRPFGELAYFTTYVAVNTDEELLKAFEKSVMPLDQFEKEKRRVLELMAAPNADVARVIYDHLPDLGERFDPEAHIAATIDISGPGVFVFKEVAERAGVDVELWDVPLLGPSVSRFAAENFIMPDATAGTNGAIAVFLHKKLADEVLDELSKIPRLRPAVVGRVLGKGEGRLAVPREALAYISSEKLREKLVGAAQVLGGLAGKAVRARAYLEGDVQGIGFRPTARAKARALGLTGYAANLPDGRVELVVEGDRDRVEKLLQELCARFNCRVAELAWEPAEGAYKDFEIR; this is encoded by the coding sequence ATGAACCCCGTCGAGAAGTTCAGGGAGCGGGTGCGGCTCTACCGGGAGGCGGGGATAGCGCTGGAGTCCCTATCGCTCGGGTGCTCCGTCAAGGTGGATCTCTACGACGTGTTGTACCCCGCGCTGGAGCTTCTGAGAGACGACGTGAGGAGGCTCAACTTGGTCATAGCGCCTAGGGAGGACGCCGCGATAATGAGGGGGGCCGGCGCGGAGCTGAGGAGGCTGTACCTAGACCCCGAGGATCCCCATATAGACCCCGCCTTTCTCGAGTCCTACGCGCCAGACCTCGCAGTGGTTTTGGTCCAGCTATACATGGCCAAGGCCGCCACCCCCTCCAAATTCGCCGAATACGCCGCGAGGCTGTACAAGGCCCTCGGCTCCTCGCGGCATAGGGTCTGGCTGGGCAAGGGCCACTCCATAGTCAGCACCAAGAAAGGCGCCGAGTTCTTCATGGTGGACTTCCTCAAGGCGGAGCCGGGCGAGGGCTACGTATTGGCGAACAACGACACCATACAGGTCATAGACCCCTCCGAGGACTTCGACTCGCCCCTACAGGCGGCCGTCGCCGTCAACAACGCCCTCAACGACCTATACGTCAAGGGCGTCTACAAGGACGTGGAGATAGCGCCCGTCTACGACGCCCCCGAGCCCTACCGCGCCAGGGTCAAGGCCGCGGTGGAGTCCCACGCCGCCTCCTTGGGCAGGCTCGTCGAGGCCCCGCAGCCGGGCAGAGGCTATCTGCTCTTGGGGGCCACGGCCTACGGCCGCCTCGACAGAGAGCCCCCCACCTACTACAGCCAGCTGGGCGAGGGCTTTGTGGTGCTGGTGACCAGACCCTTCGGCGAGCTCGCCTACTTCACCACCTACGTGGCCGTGAACACCGACGAGGAGCTCCTCAAGGCCTTCGAGAAGTCCGTCATGCCGCTGGACCAGTTCGAGAAGGAGAAGAGGAGGGTTCTCGAGCTCATGGCGGCCCCCAACGCGGACGTGGCGAGGGTCATATACGACCACCTGCCCGACCTAGGCGAGAGGTTCGACCCCGAGGCCCACATAGCGGCCACCATAGACATATCGGGGCCCGGCGTCTTCGTGTTTAAGGAGGTCGCCGAGCGGGCCGGCGTCGACGTGGAGCTGTGGGACGTGCCGCTCCTCGGCCCGTCCGTGTCCAGATTCGCCGCGGAGAACTTCATAATGCCGGACGCCACGGCTGGGACCAACGGCGCCATTGCTGTATTCCTCCACAAGAAGCTCGCCGACGAGGTGCTCGACGAGCTGTCCAAGATACCCAGGCTGAGGCCCGCCGTCGTGGGGAGGGTCTTGGGCAAAGGCGAGGGCAGGCTGGCGGTGCCCAGGGAGGCGCTGGCGTATATCTCCAGCGAGAAGCTCAGGGAGAAGCTAGTCGGCGCGGCGCAAGTGCTGGGAGGCCTCGCCGGGAAGGCCGTCAGGGCGAGGGCCTACCTCGAGGGCGACGTGCAGGGGATTGGGTTCAGGCCGACGGCTAGGGCTAAGGCGAGGGCGCTGGGCCTGACGGGCTACGCCGCCAATCTGCCCGACGGCAGAGTCGAGCTGGTGGTGGAAGGGGATAGGGACAGAGTAGAGAAGCTGCTGCAGGAGCTCTGCGCCCGCTTCAACTGCAGAGTGGCCGAGCTGGCCTGGGAGCCCGCAGAAGGCGCCTATAAGGACTTCGAGATAAGGTAG
- a CDS encoding sulfurtransferase TusA family protein, translated as MELVKRRVLDLRGYVCPYPQLATLKALRSMEPGEVLEVLTDNPPSVQNVPAIARREGHEVVGVEQVGEGLWRIVIRRR; from the coding sequence ATGGAGCTCGTCAAGAGGAGGGTGTTGGACCTCAGAGGCTACGTCTGCCCCTACCCCCAGCTGGCCACGCTCAAGGCTCTGCGGTCCATGGAGCCCGGCGAGGTGCTGGAGGTGCTGACCGACAACCCGCCGTCTGTCCAGAACGTCCCGGCCATAGCGAGGAGGGAGGGGCACGAGGTCGTCGGCGTGGAGCAGGTCGGCGAGGGCCTCTGGAGGATAGTCATAAGGAGGAGATGA
- a CDS encoding SGNH/GDSL hydrolase family protein has protein sequence MGLNKNSTVVFIGDSITDSGRRDAAPPLGNGYVALFKDLVDVRRPELRLNVVNKGVSGNTVRDLKERWEDDVLALKPQAVSVLIGINDLHRYLGGDQGLSPDGFYETYREILEATTRRLDAVLLLMSPFYVARPQSMDTFRRKVLEVIPHYVEAVERLSAEYSTLYVDLHAEFQRLLEHVPAEELAPDAVHPTRKGHMLIALKAYDSLF, from the coding sequence ATGGGGCTGAACAAGAACAGCACGGTGGTGTTTATAGGGGACAGCATAACCGATTCCGGCAGGAGAGACGCGGCGCCGCCTTTGGGCAACGGCTACGTGGCGCTCTTCAAGGACCTCGTCGACGTGAGGAGGCCCGAGCTGAGGCTCAACGTGGTCAACAAGGGCGTTAGCGGCAACACGGTCCGCGATCTGAAGGAGAGGTGGGAGGACGACGTGCTGGCGCTTAAGCCTCAAGCCGTGTCGGTGCTCATAGGCATAAACGACCTCCACAGATATCTGGGCGGCGACCAAGGGCTCTCGCCCGACGGCTTCTACGAGACGTATAGGGAGATCCTGGAGGCCACGACGAGGCGCCTCGACGCCGTCCTCCTGTTGATGTCCCCCTTCTACGTCGCGCGGCCGCAGTCGATGGACACCTTCCGCAGAAAGGTGCTCGAGGTCATACCCCACTACGTCGAGGCCGTGGAGAGGCTCAGCGCTGAGTACTCGACTCTCTACGTGGACCTACACGCCGAGTTCCAGAGGTTGCTGGAGCACGTGCCGGCGGAGGAGCTCGCCCCCGACGCCGTACACCCGACTAGGAAGGGGCACATGCTCATAGCCCTCAAGGCCTACGACTCGTTGTTCTAG
- a CDS encoding DNA double-strand break repair nuclease NurA, whose translation MDHFFDLFVQETRGRIAKYVEYRRSEPSLDFLLSRIPVERAPEAEADLPAVAVDGGIGVVELDNGHKILLARAAAVGRGMLKREFLADVLAVDSSAVSWAYLIMAEALAAAAAVEEGGFDYLLMDGSLYAKAIMLAHNLILTREFQSIFYVPEMIAALYALAHLLERAEEAGIKAVFVSKDSRFKVLKEYAAFEALRGRLDDYIVERGLRWYSVMWLRRFRKAIFSAYQKLRGDREAQAALDALFRQSVADPVVLWRMEARSYTTPMLLGACDAYMNYKGLTSVSRLLDAVADRVEDALAFRGERTGSASEYLEKARKALSTLPKILMFYLKPAQGSEPLLVETPLPNSRMFDGAPVKAFYPQASVDDVVSLLLAQYRDEAHYNYWLWYAHEVASFKSGQLAEYAVYIKQMLRGAGVSTARRVKMAMGL comes from the coding sequence GTGGACCACTTCTTCGACTTGTTCGTCCAGGAGACTAGGGGGAGGATCGCCAAGTACGTGGAGTACCGGAGGTCCGAGCCCTCCCTGGACTTCCTCCTGTCCCGCATACCCGTCGAGAGGGCGCCGGAGGCCGAGGCCGATCTCCCCGCTGTTGCGGTGGACGGCGGGATAGGCGTGGTGGAGCTCGACAACGGCCACAAGATACTCCTGGCGAGGGCCGCCGCCGTAGGGAGGGGCATGCTGAAGCGCGAGTTTCTGGCCGACGTCCTCGCGGTAGACTCGTCGGCGGTCTCCTGGGCCTACTTAATAATGGCCGAGGCCCTCGCCGCCGCGGCGGCTGTGGAGGAGGGCGGCTTCGACTACCTCCTCATGGACGGCTCGCTCTACGCCAAGGCGATAATGCTCGCCCACAACTTGATACTGACTAGGGAGTTCCAGTCCATCTTCTACGTGCCGGAGATGATCGCGGCCCTCTACGCCCTCGCGCACCTCCTCGAGAGGGCGGAGGAGGCGGGCATCAAGGCGGTCTTCGTCTCGAAGGACAGCCGGTTCAAGGTGCTTAAGGAATACGCCGCGTTCGAGGCGCTGCGGGGGAGGCTGGACGACTACATAGTGGAGAGGGGGCTGAGGTGGTACTCGGTCATGTGGCTCAGGAGGTTCAGGAAGGCCATCTTCTCCGCCTACCAGAAGCTCAGAGGGGACCGAGAGGCCCAAGCCGCCCTCGACGCCCTCTTCAGGCAGTCGGTGGCGGACCCCGTCGTGCTGTGGCGCATGGAGGCCCGCAGCTACACGACCCCCATGCTCCTCGGCGCGTGCGACGCCTATATGAACTACAAGGGGCTGACGTCGGTGTCGAGGCTACTCGACGCAGTAGCGGACAGAGTGGAGGACGCCTTGGCCTTTAGAGGCGAGAGGACCGGCTCGGCCTCGGAGTATCTCGAAAAGGCCCGGAAAGCCCTGTCGACCCTGCCCAAAATACTCATGTTCTACCTAAAGCCGGCCCAAGGCTCCGAGCCTCTCCTGGTCGAGACCCCCCTGCCCAACAGCAGGATGTTCGACGGGGCGCCGGTGAAGGCGTTCTACCCACAAGCCTCAGTCGACGACGTGGTGTCGCTGCTCCTGGCCCAGTACAGAGACGAGGCGCACTACAACTACTGGCTCTGGTACGCCCACGAGGTCGCCTCCTTCAAGTCGGGGCAGCTGGCCGAATACGCCGTGTATATAAAACAGATGCTGAGAGGCGCCGGCGTGTCCACGGCCAGGAGAGTCAAGATGGCCATGGGCCTGTGA
- a CDS encoding ParA family protein yields the protein MTTIAFLSASGGVGKTTMALHLAHKFLEEGIDVLLVDLDPSAGLSATLLGDGGVGELEAEGRTVGDALLKFMKGQEVDLADYVVAVNVGRYRASLVPGGDSLSDAMGIAWFSGSRPSPERVVREFLERSGAGRWGVVLLDTLPFYERRYTLTAAYTADKIVVVTHPYGSEPARVRRMYGKLAEVAEAAVDIKARVLINKVDVRTREGREAYKIVERTLNLPRFQTAVANRVAYTRVPAMEYVKDKDARKELDSLYREVKEWLSVELSVY from the coding sequence GTGACAACGATAGCCTTTCTCTCCGCCAGCGGGGGAGTAGGCAAGACGACGATGGCCCTGCATCTGGCCCACAAGTTCCTCGAGGAGGGGATCGACGTGCTCTTGGTCGATCTGGACCCCAGCGCCGGCCTGAGCGCGACTTTGCTGGGCGACGGCGGGGTCGGCGAGCTGGAGGCCGAGGGGAGGACCGTGGGGGACGCCTTGCTTAAGTTCATGAAGGGGCAGGAGGTCGACCTCGCGGACTACGTCGTGGCCGTGAACGTGGGGAGGTATAGGGCGAGTCTCGTGCCCGGCGGGGACTCCCTCAGCGACGCCATGGGCATAGCGTGGTTCTCCGGCAGCAGGCCGAGCCCCGAGAGGGTTGTCAGGGAGTTCCTGGAGAGGTCCGGCGCCGGCAGGTGGGGCGTGGTTCTGCTGGACACGCTCCCCTTCTACGAGAGGCGTTATACCCTCACGGCGGCCTACACCGCCGACAAGATTGTGGTGGTGACCCACCCCTACGGCTCGGAGCCGGCCCGGGTCAGGAGGATGTACGGCAAGCTGGCCGAAGTCGCCGAGGCCGCCGTGGACATCAAGGCGAGGGTTCTCATAAACAAGGTGGACGTGAGGACGAGGGAGGGGAGGGAGGCGTACAAGATAGTGGAGCGCACCCTCAACCTCCCCAGGTTCCAGACCGCGGTCGCCAACAGAGTCGCCTACACCAGAGTGCCCGCCATGGAGTACGTCAAGGACAAGGACGCCAGGAAGGAGCTGGACTCCCTCTATAGGGAGGTCAAGGAGTGGCTGAGCGTGGAGCTCAGCGTCTACTGA